In Eublepharis macularius isolate TG4126 chromosome 4, MPM_Emac_v1.0, whole genome shotgun sequence, the following are encoded in one genomic region:
- the LOC129328295 gene encoding E3 ubiquitin-protein ligase TRIM7-like isoform X2, translating into MASQSSRERLQGEMTCAVCLDFFTEPVIVDCGHNFCRSCITPSRAKAPAACPQCREPIQERNWKPNRLLANVVQIAKELEREAERCCEKHQEPLKLFCKDDKALICVVCDRSREHRDHVVAPVEEAAEEYKVYMCSYLENLRKEREKILAYKTDSEKESQDLLKRTEAEKQKIVAKFRGLRQFLEEQENFLLAEVNEMKEEIVKNKEEHLARISKELSSLDDIIQELEEKCQQIASELLQDVSSTLQRCEQKQMFEDLVVFPLLKWKVKAFCDIDLILENVVEKLKDTLPYENWLHKDVTLDPDSAHPLLLISNDRKCVTLGDKRQHLPTTNRRFDDWLCVRGESSLISWMCYWDVEVGNEEGWAVGICRADTVIKKNESLGPETGVWAIGKWSGTYRLVNYPHNPPLSLSGEPRRIRVFLNCMGKQVSFFDADTAALLYTFRLQTLHLVFQPFFWLLKKSYLRICP; encoded by the exons ATGGCTTCGCAGAGCTCCAGAGAGCGGCTTCAGGGCGAAATGACGTGCGCCGTTTGCCTGGACTTCTTCACTGAGCCGGTGATTGTGGACTGTGGCCACAACTTCTGCCGCTCCTGCATCACCCCGAGCCGGGCAAAGGCGCCCGCCGCCTGCCCCCAGTGCAGGGAGCCGATCCAGGAGAGGAACTGGAAGCCCAACAGGCTGCTGGCCAACGTGGTGCAGATCGCCAAAGAGTTGGAGCGGGAAGCGGAGCGGTGCTGCGAGAAACACCAAGAGCCGCTGAAGCTCTTCTGCAAGGATGACAAAGCCCTCATCTGCGTGGTGTGCGACAGATCCAGGGAGCACCGCGATCATGTAGTGGCGCCTGTGGAAGAAGCTGCGGAGGAGTACAAG GTTTATATGTGCAGTTATCTAGAGAatctgagaaaagagagagagaaaatcctgGCATATAAAACAGACTCAGAAAAAGAAAGTCAAGACTTGCTT AAACGAACTGAAGCAGAGAAACAAAAGATAGTGGCCAAGTTCAGAGGGCTGCGGCAGTTTCTTGAAGAACAAGAAAACTTTCTGCTGGCTGAGGTGAATGAGATGAAAGAGGAGATTGTAAAAAACAAGGAGGAGCACCTGGCCAGAATCTCCAAGGAACTCTCTTCTCTAGATGACATCATTCAGGAGTTGGAGGAGAAGTGCCAGCAGATAGCGAGTGAACTCCTGCAG GATGTTAGCAGCACCTTGCAGAG GTGTGAGCAGAAGCAAATGTTTGAGGATCTGGTCGTGTTTCCTCTACTAAAATGGAAAGTAAAGGCATTCTGTGATATCGATCTTATTCTGGAAAATGTCGTGGAGAAACTCAAAG ACACTCTGCCCTATGAAAACTGGCTACATAAAG ATGTGACACTGGATCCAGACTCTGCCCATCCTCTGCTCCTCATATCGAATGACCGGAAATGTGTGACGTTAGGAGACAAACGGCAGCATCTACCCACTACTAATCGGAGATTTGATGACTGGCTGTGTGTACGGGGTGAAAGTAGTCTTATATCATGGATGTGCTACTGGGATGTGGAGGTGGGGAATGAAGAAGGGTGGGCAGTGGGCATCTGTAGGGCTGATAcagttattaaaaaaaatgaatcccTGGGACCTGAGACAGGAGTCTGGGCCATTGGGAAATGGAGTGGAACGTACCGATTAGTCAATTACCCCCACAATCCTCCTTTGTCTTTAAGCGGGGAACCCAGAAGGATCCGAGTATTTCTGAACTGTATGGGGAAGCAGGTGTCATTTTTTGATGCTGATACAGCAGCTCTGCTCTACACTTTCAGATTACAAACTTTGCATCTAGTATTCCAGCCTTTCTTTTGGCTTTTGAAGAAATCCTATCTCAGAATCTGTCCATGA
- the LOC129328295 gene encoding E3 ubiquitin-protein ligase TRIM7-like isoform X1, translated as MASQSSRERLQGEMTCAVCLDFFTEPVIVDCGHNFCRSCITPSRAKAPAACPQCREPIQERNWKPNRLLANVVQIAKELEREAERCCEKHQEPLKLFCKDDKALICVVCDRSREHRDHVVAPVEEAAEEYKVYMCSYLENLRKEREKILAYKTDSEKESQDLLKRTEAEKQKIVAKFRGLRQFLEEQENFLLAEVNEMKEEIVKNKEEHLARISKELSSLDDIIQELEEKCQQIASELLQDVSSTLQRCEQKQMFEDLVVFPLLKWKVKAFCDIDLILENVVEKLKDTLPYENWLHKEDVTLDPDSAHPLLLISNDRKCVTLGDKRQHLPTTNRRFDDWLCVRGESSLISWMCYWDVEVGNEEGWAVGICRADTVIKKNESLGPETGVWAIGKWSGTYRLVNYPHNPPLSLSGEPRRIRVFLNCMGKQVSFFDADTAALLYTFRLQTLHLVFQPFFWLLKKSYLRICP; from the exons ATGGCTTCGCAGAGCTCCAGAGAGCGGCTTCAGGGCGAAATGACGTGCGCCGTTTGCCTGGACTTCTTCACTGAGCCGGTGATTGTGGACTGTGGCCACAACTTCTGCCGCTCCTGCATCACCCCGAGCCGGGCAAAGGCGCCCGCCGCCTGCCCCCAGTGCAGGGAGCCGATCCAGGAGAGGAACTGGAAGCCCAACAGGCTGCTGGCCAACGTGGTGCAGATCGCCAAAGAGTTGGAGCGGGAAGCGGAGCGGTGCTGCGAGAAACACCAAGAGCCGCTGAAGCTCTTCTGCAAGGATGACAAAGCCCTCATCTGCGTGGTGTGCGACAGATCCAGGGAGCACCGCGATCATGTAGTGGCGCCTGTGGAAGAAGCTGCGGAGGAGTACAAG GTTTATATGTGCAGTTATCTAGAGAatctgagaaaagagagagagaaaatcctgGCATATAAAACAGACTCAGAAAAAGAAAGTCAAGACTTGCTT AAACGAACTGAAGCAGAGAAACAAAAGATAGTGGCCAAGTTCAGAGGGCTGCGGCAGTTTCTTGAAGAACAAGAAAACTTTCTGCTGGCTGAGGTGAATGAGATGAAAGAGGAGATTGTAAAAAACAAGGAGGAGCACCTGGCCAGAATCTCCAAGGAACTCTCTTCTCTAGATGACATCATTCAGGAGTTGGAGGAGAAGTGCCAGCAGATAGCGAGTGAACTCCTGCAG GATGTTAGCAGCACCTTGCAGAG GTGTGAGCAGAAGCAAATGTTTGAGGATCTGGTCGTGTTTCCTCTACTAAAATGGAAAGTAAAGGCATTCTGTGATATCGATCTTATTCTGGAAAATGTCGTGGAGAAACTCAAAG ACACTCTGCCCTATGAAAACTGGCTACATAAAG AAGATGTGACACTGGATCCAGACTCTGCCCATCCTCTGCTCCTCATATCGAATGACCGGAAATGTGTGACGTTAGGAGACAAACGGCAGCATCTACCCACTACTAATCGGAGATTTGATGACTGGCTGTGTGTACGGGGTGAAAGTAGTCTTATATCATGGATGTGCTACTGGGATGTGGAGGTGGGGAATGAAGAAGGGTGGGCAGTGGGCATCTGTAGGGCTGATAcagttattaaaaaaaatgaatcccTGGGACCTGAGACAGGAGTCTGGGCCATTGGGAAATGGAGTGGAACGTACCGATTAGTCAATTACCCCCACAATCCTCCTTTGTCTTTAAGCGGGGAACCCAGAAGGATCCGAGTATTTCTGAACTGTATGGGGAAGCAGGTGTCATTTTTTGATGCTGATACAGCAGCTCTGCTCTACACTTTCAGATTACAAACTTTGCATCTAGTATTCCAGCCTTTCTTTTGGCTTTTGAAGAAATCCTATCTCAGAATCTGTCCATGA